In Acaryochloris sp. CCMEE 5410, the following proteins share a genomic window:
- the mobF gene encoding MobF family relaxase yields MLSAVNVSPELAASYYYAEDISPRQNRWVGLGAVKLGLKGEVLENDFRKIAYGKFPNGIRFRQYTPPKGCMSRAFVDGTLSAPKSVSFLALLDKRADVQLAVNNAVDTTLGVLERNYSQCRIMTNGISRTVTTGNLIIAVFEHHTSRALDPEYHHHCLIANTTQAPNGRYYSLKNDAFCKHHRKLLGTIYQNELAWNLRNLGFSIKPHGNGTFDVIGYTRSQILHFSQRRVQILETAQGPSWKQRHVGNLRTRTGKQIIPEEDLNQEWEQRAALIELPRLVPQPHRLAQVSDLNLELPNQEEVTQEQLIQDTINQHFGEFSYFTIEAHVNQILQQSGENINAYGSPRADSSRYSRTTQPAVRPVRAESNSLSAELRTIADRLSQAINRKAGVRRVQRATRAIRTITENLRNRIGTTYRSGQYRNAAYQLHGQLNRTTVHLQSWKLARVISKRKVHRAVIAHVELGKLKTLNQMLQLQSGQVAKGLSQLEQSLYRTSLKLYAVRISKAVIKVSHQRQIREVKLPEQLNQKLYQRIIQKRPYRKMQLAIAKCSKQLSHQQGLEAAKSIRTMFLEVGVGQQVRGGHTLNAQSHIYKLQGQQITVEANDGRGQILSIRGETVESNHLTTKDLKVFQKLKQKVEKSLSRKRGEQQPPSPKSTRQINPIKL; encoded by the coding sequence ATGCTATCCGCTGTTAATGTCAGCCCTGAACTGGCTGCAAGTTACTACTACGCCGAAGATATATCCCCTCGTCAAAATCGATGGGTGGGCCTGGGCGCTGTCAAGTTGGGATTGAAAGGAGAAGTTCTTGAAAACGACTTTCGCAAAATAGCGTATGGTAAGTTCCCCAATGGCATCCGCTTTCGTCAGTACACCCCTCCGAAGGGATGCATGAGTCGAGCCTTTGTAGATGGCACCCTATCTGCACCTAAAAGCGTTAGTTTTTTAGCCTTGTTGGATAAACGCGCTGACGTACAGTTGGCGGTCAATAATGCCGTTGATACTACGCTTGGAGTACTTGAGCGTAATTACAGCCAATGCCGAATCATGACAAACGGCATTAGTCGAACTGTTACCACAGGTAATCTCATCATTGCAGTGTTTGAGCACCATACCAGCCGTGCCCTAGACCCCGAGTATCACCACCACTGCCTAATTGCTAACACCACACAGGCTCCGAATGGTCGGTACTATTCCCTCAAAAATGATGCTTTCTGCAAGCACCACCGGAAACTATTGGGGACCATTTACCAAAATGAGCTGGCCTGGAATCTGAGAAATTTGGGGTTCTCCATCAAGCCGCATGGCAATGGCACCTTTGATGTGATTGGATACACGCGATCGCAGATTCTCCACTTTTCTCAGCGAAGAGTGCAAATTTTGGAAACTGCACAAGGCCCTAGCTGGAAACAGAGGCATGTAGGCAACCTCAGAACTCGAACAGGAAAGCAAATCATACCTGAAGAAGATCTTAATCAGGAATGGGAGCAAAGGGCTGCTCTCATTGAGTTACCTCGGCTCGTTCCCCAGCCACATAGGTTAGCCCAAGTTTCAGATCTGAATCTAGAGTTACCCAACCAAGAGGAAGTAACCCAAGAGCAATTAATCCAAGACACTATTAATCAGCATTTTGGGGAATTTTCCTACTTCACCATCGAGGCCCACGTCAATCAAATTCTTCAACAATCAGGAGAGAACATCAATGCCTACGGAAGCCCAAGAGCTGACTCTTCAAGATATTCACGAACTACTCAACCAGCGGTTAGACCAGTTCGAGCAGAATCAAACTCTCTTTCAGCAGAGCTTAGAACAATTGCTGATCGACTTTCTCAAGCAATTAACCGAAAAGCTGGAGTCAGAAGGGTCCAACGAGCTACAAGAGCTATTAGAACAATTACAGAAAACCTTAGAAACCGTATCGGGACAACTTACAGATCAGGCCAGTACCGAAACGCAGCTTATCAGCTCCATGGCCAACTTAACCGAACAACTGTCCACCTTCAATCCTGGAAATTAGCTCGGGTAATAAGCAAGAGGAAAGTCCATCGTGCTGTGATTGCACATGTTGAACTTGGCAAGCTCAAAACCTTGAATCAGATGCTTCAGCTTCAATCTGGCCAAGTTGCCAAGGGTTTGTCACAACTGGAGCAATCTCTTTACAGAACAAGCCTGAAACTCTACGCAGTGCGGATTTCTAAGGCCGTCATCAAAGTGTCCCACCAAAGACAAATTCGGGAGGTGAAACTACCGGAACAACTCAATCAGAAACTTTATCAAAGGATTATCCAGAAACGGCCTTATCGAAAGATGCAACTTGCGATCGCAAAGTGCAGCAAGCAGCTCTCTCATCAACAGGGATTAGAAGCAGCGAAGTCAATTCGTACTATGTTCCTGGAGGTCGGTGTTGGTCAACAAGTTAGAGGGGGACACACCCTTAACGCGCAATCCCATATCTACAAACTTCAGGGGCAGCAGATCACTGTTGAAGCTAACGATGGGCGTGGACAAATCCTGTCAATACGTGGAGAGACAGTAGAAAGCAACCATTTAACGACTAAGGATCTAAAGGTTTTCCAAAAGCTGAAGCAAAAAGTGGAGAAATCCCTATCTCGCAAACGCGGGGAGCAACAGCCTCCATCGCCAAAATCCACTCGTCAAATTAACCCTATCAAACTTTAA
- the iscB gene encoding RNA-guided endonuclease IscB: protein MSNYVFVIDTNHRQLNPCTPGVARSLLNATKAAVYRRYPFTIILKKEVTGPVEPCQLKIDPGSRATGLAILQGNRVLWGAELTHRGQSIKNSLDSRRSLRRGRRGRKTRYRQPRFLNRTRPKGWLAPSLMHRVLTTMTWVNRLIKLCPIQSITQELVRFDTQVIQNPEISGTQYQQGTLYQYETREYLLEKWGRQCAYCGQEDTPLEVEHIVSRSKGGSNRVSNLTIACVSCNQKKSNRSIEDFLSGKPDLLKRIKAQAKAPLKDAAAVNATRWKLFKALKEMGLPVSVGTGGQTKFNRKQQGLPKAHWIDAAATGKDIPELEFCTCQPLLIQCSGHGTRQMCGTDKYGFPIRHRSKKKIHYGFQTGDIVKAFVTQGKKIGSYMGRVLCRKSGNFDISTKDGRVAGINHKHCTHIHKKDGYNYAF, encoded by the coding sequence ATGTCCAACTATGTTTTTGTTATTGATACCAACCATAGACAACTCAATCCTTGTACGCCAGGGGTGGCACGTTCACTTTTGAATGCAACGAAGGCGGCAGTCTATCGACGGTATCCATTCACTATTATTCTCAAGAAGGAAGTTACGGGACCAGTTGAACCTTGCCAACTCAAGATTGACCCAGGTTCTAGAGCAACAGGGTTAGCGATTCTCCAAGGCAATAGAGTTCTCTGGGGTGCGGAACTAACTCATAGAGGCCAATCTATCAAGAACAGTCTGGATTCTCGCCGCTCACTCCGCAGAGGACGACGAGGACGAAAAACCCGATATCGTCAGCCCAGATTTCTCAATCGAACTCGACCAAAAGGCTGGCTAGCTCCCTCCTTAATGCACCGGGTATTGACCACCATGACTTGGGTAAATCGGCTTATCAAGCTTTGCCCAATCCAATCCATCACCCAAGAACTGGTAAGGTTTGATACCCAAGTAATACAAAATCCTGAGATATCAGGTACTCAGTACCAGCAAGGCACTCTTTATCAATACGAGACACGAGAATATCTCCTCGAAAAATGGGGACGGCAATGTGCCTACTGCGGTCAAGAAGACACTCCTTTAGAAGTAGAGCATATTGTTTCCCGCTCTAAAGGTGGGAGTAACCGCGTCTCTAATCTCACAATTGCCTGTGTGTCCTGCAATCAAAAGAAGTCTAATCGTTCTATCGAAGACTTTCTATCGGGCAAACCTGATCTGCTTAAGCGTATCAAGGCCCAAGCGAAAGCACCTCTTAAGGATGCCGCAGCCGTCAACGCGACACGCTGGAAACTGTTCAAAGCGCTGAAAGAGATGGGCCTTCCTGTTTCAGTTGGGACGGGTGGTCAGACCAAATTCAACCGCAAGCAACAGGGCTTACCCAAGGCGCATTGGATTGATGCAGCGGCAACGGGGAAAGACATCCCCGAGCTTGAGTTCTGCACCTGTCAGCCGTTGTTGATTCAATGTTCTGGTCATGGCACACGTCAAATGTGTGGCACAGACAAATACGGATTCCCAATCCGTCATCGGTCGAAGAAGAAGATTCACTACGGCTTCCAGACTGGTGATATCGTCAAGGCTTTTGTCACGCAAGGTAAAAAGATTGGCTCTTATATGGGGCGTGTTTTATGCCGGAAGTCTGGCAACTTCGATATCTCGACAAAAGATGGACGAGTAGCAGGAATCAATCACAAGCATTGCACGCATATTCATAAAAAGGATGGTTACAACTATGCTTTCTAG
- a CDS encoding M48 family metallopeptidase, protein MMIQKPLFKDIRWLFSLGIVGWYIICPSKGVAQNYPKTSRQSTLLLAQSKPSAVQYYVRAQEALADGDSDTAIKLLKRGLQLNPEPGMKGLMRLSLFIVHQYSGNLNAGSPSETLNRKAIFHLTEAIKLNPNAFWPYARRGDAYCALKMVQECIRDHTKSISRNPDKGDAYWRRSVAYAEINDFRSAIADLKRSSSYYRQIGKSKQAETMEKLIEAYSDGS, encoded by the coding sequence ATGATGATCCAAAAACCTCTTTTCAAAGATATTCGGTGGCTCTTTTCCCTTGGAATAGTGGGTTGGTATATCATCTGTCCATCAAAAGGTGTCGCTCAAAATTACCCCAAAACATCCAGGCAATCGACACTGTTGTTGGCACAAAGTAAACCAAGTGCAGTTCAGTATTACGTCCGAGCACAGGAAGCGCTAGCAGATGGTGATTCAGATACTGCAATTAAACTACTCAAGCGAGGACTTCAGCTTAATCCTGAGCCAGGAATGAAAGGCTTAATGAGGCTAAGCCTATTTATTGTTCATCAATATTCTGGAAATCTTAACGCCGGATCACCAAGCGAAACATTGAACAGGAAGGCTATTTTTCATTTAACAGAGGCAATAAAGCTAAATCCGAATGCATTTTGGCCCTACGCCAGACGTGGTGACGCTTACTGTGCCCTCAAAATGGTCCAAGAATGCATTCGTGACCACACCAAGTCTATTAGTCGTAATCCAGACAAAGGTGATGCTTATTGGCGTAGGTCTGTTGCATATGCAGAAATTAATGATTTCAGATCCGCGATCGCAGATCTGAAAAGATCATCATCTTATTATCGGCAAATTGGGAAATCAAAGCAGGCAGAAACAATGGAGAAGCTAATTGAGGCTTATTCAGATGGCAGCTAG
- the topA gene encoding type I DNA topoisomerase, whose product MGNLLIVESPGKIKKLKSILGPNWDVKASVGHIRQLADDGEGSLGFDIEGNQILCRYVPRDANAQKTISGLRKASRQADQVYIASDPDREGETIGWHIAQVLNLKNPQRVVYQEITPTAVNNAISTPRPLDMDLVQAGRCRDCLDKLVGYRGSPLVWRLNNGAKSVGRVQSATLHLVCQQEREIQAFVPEDYWSVFVDYAEGFRAYYHGSTQANDQDYTNIEDSGSEAKTEESTRVLSQAGADSLVAIAQNNSHQVTSIEGRVAPKKPPAPFTTSALQQAAGSRLKFSPEQTMQVAQKLYEAGLITYMRTDSVALSPDYCSVARRWLEQNDADNIPKKVAKQKVSKQAQEGHEAIRPTDIFKPSAELKQSLPDDQFKLYVLIWKRALASQCKPAQIRKTIVLSQSGDIQWKAKGNLVEFAGYSKYWKDIKADRELPALTEQQALTLAQANSEQKQTQPPPRYREPKLVEIMEKKGIGRPSTYDSTIKTIKTRGYVELIKGRLQPTSMGLEVDQFMGGALPELLEAEFTAQMESSLDAIAGGNQEWQAYLIGWNRSYFAPALAKAMQGLPELTGRTLEKSKTSCPKCKQLLSKVLSRKVKKGHFLKCENGCAADDGRGLVMFWSDRDGQWQLPKAKSDMPQEPAELTEYPCPVCQKKLEIYKYQKDGQQKQMLRCSDPKARSKPKHKNAAYFFSKGKWWSPKYGELE is encoded by the coding sequence GTGGGAAATTTACTCATTGTTGAATCTCCTGGAAAAATCAAAAAGCTCAAATCGATTCTTGGTCCTAATTGGGATGTTAAGGCATCTGTAGGGCACATTCGTCAGTTAGCGGATGATGGGGAAGGATCTTTGGGCTTTGATATTGAAGGGAATCAGATTTTATGCCGGTATGTTCCACGAGATGCGAATGCCCAAAAAACTATTTCTGGATTGAGAAAAGCGTCACGTCAGGCAGATCAAGTCTATATAGCATCCGATCCAGATCGTGAAGGAGAAACGATTGGTTGGCATATCGCTCAGGTTTTAAATTTAAAAAATCCTCAACGGGTGGTCTATCAAGAAATTACGCCTACAGCAGTAAACAATGCTATTTCAACTCCACGTCCATTGGATATGGATTTAGTTCAAGCCGGTAGGTGTCGAGACTGCTTGGATAAGCTGGTCGGGTATCGTGGTTCCCCCCTGGTCTGGCGCTTAAACAATGGTGCTAAGTCAGTGGGGCGGGTGCAATCAGCGACCCTCCACTTGGTCTGCCAACAAGAGCGCGAGATTCAAGCCTTTGTCCCCGAGGATTACTGGTCGGTGTTTGTGGATTATGCCGAAGGATTCAGGGCTTACTACCACGGAAGCACCCAGGCCAATGATCAGGACTATACCAACATCGAGGACTCCGGTTCAGAGGCCAAAACCGAAGAATCCACGCGAGTCCTTTCCCAGGCTGGCGCTGATTCACTGGTTGCGATCGCGCAGAATAACTCTCACCAAGTTACCTCGATTGAAGGCAGGGTTGCCCCCAAGAAGCCACCCGCACCGTTTACCACCTCAGCTCTGCAACAAGCCGCAGGTTCACGCCTCAAGTTCAGTCCAGAGCAGACGATGCAGGTTGCCCAAAAGCTATACGAGGCTGGATTAATCACCTACATGCGAACCGATTCTGTCGCGCTATCCCCGGACTACTGTTCAGTGGCCAGAAGATGGCTGGAGCAGAACGATGCAGACAATATTCCCAAGAAGGTAGCCAAGCAGAAGGTCAGTAAGCAAGCCCAGGAAGGGCATGAAGCTATTCGACCCACAGATATATTCAAGCCCTCCGCAGAATTGAAGCAGTCCCTACCCGATGACCAGTTCAAGTTATATGTGCTGATTTGGAAGCGGGCGCTTGCCTCCCAGTGCAAGCCCGCCCAAATTAGAAAAACGATTGTCCTTAGCCAATCTGGGGATATCCAGTGGAAGGCCAAGGGCAACCTTGTTGAATTTGCGGGTTACTCAAAATATTGGAAGGATATCAAGGCTGATAGGGAGCTGCCTGCACTGACGGAACAACAAGCACTCACTCTAGCCCAGGCCAATTCTGAGCAAAAGCAGACTCAACCGCCTCCCCGATACAGGGAACCTAAGCTAGTGGAAATTATGGAGAAGAAAGGGATTGGCAGACCCTCTACTTACGATTCCACGATCAAGACCATTAAGACCCGTGGCTATGTTGAGCTGATAAAGGGTAGGCTCCAACCCACTTCTATGGGCCTGGAGGTGGATCAGTTCATGGGTGGGGCACTGCCTGAATTGTTGGAGGCTGAATTCACGGCCCAGATGGAGAGTTCCTTGGATGCGATCGCGGGAGGGAATCAGGAATGGCAAGCTTATTTAATCGGCTGGAATCGGAGCTACTTCGCCCCGGCACTCGCCAAGGCCATGCAGGGCTTACCGGAACTTACAGGTAGAACATTAGAGAAGTCAAAAACCTCATGTCCCAAATGTAAACAACTTCTGTCTAAGGTGCTTAGTAGGAAGGTCAAAAAAGGGCATTTTCTTAAGTGTGAGAACGGTTGCGCGGCTGATGATGGCCGGGGGTTAGTTATGTTCTGGTCAGACAGAGACGGTCAGTGGCAATTGCCCAAGGCTAAATCTGATATGCCTCAAGAGCCAGCAGAATTAACTGAATATCCTTGTCCTGTGTGCCAGAAGAAGCTGGAAATATACAAGTATCAAAAAGATGGCCAGCAAAAACAAATGCTCCGATGCTCAGATCCAAAGGCAAGGTCAAAGCCAAAGCACAAAAACGCTGCCTATTTCTTTAGTAAGGGGAAATGGTGGAGTCCAAAGTATGGTGAATTAGAATAA
- a CDS encoding type IV secretory system conjugative DNA transfer family protein, translated as MKHFTAQAVENPKSPPKVDVDSYLWSPPALGIYACLGLLVATNFKGQKRKGVLARGQLATDTHKAAARKEAMKLIKRRRHNEVALYIQTPEGLRYRKKGKKTVISIPEDPQTLYFPNMEAGTAAIGATGSGKSYSLINRLIKAAFDQHFPVIYFDLKYTDKESPTSQLIGIAKKRGYKVNVFAPSLPESCIVNPVDLLANELDAEIARQFALVLHRNFTPAKSSEGNPFFPQAAQKLIQGLMMLAKMSQYPDLMMCRSILKTPNLADLIEQADIPEMVKVVFDTMISSKDSPETFASIVSTVSNTLGNLMTPNVLPAICGKTNMPLDLEGRQLLIFGVNGQCVDVVLPIIATVLHLVVNRNVTRPRQTPLILGLDEIPSIFLPALDDWLNQRRSAGLCTILGFQSMEMLEKLYTKPGASRILGGCTTQAIFQLNESESAKLFAELPGSEDALFRQRSRSSGRKSRSTTNAEQRQTTKLVEPNEIATFPRGKALIFSRGNSDGKNVRVPLVENIVIPQRDIDEVNASVKQWPKIRQELIERSAFSMPTNQDFRNRDQEVYELLKARLTPEQEAALEKQRLKDAEEFRNL; from the coding sequence ATGAAGCATTTCACCGCCCAAGCCGTCGAAAACCCTAAGTCTCCACCTAAGGTGGATGTGGATTCTTATCTATGGTCTCCCCCCGCATTAGGGATTTATGCGTGCTTGGGACTGTTAGTCGCGACAAACTTTAAAGGTCAAAAGCGCAAGGGTGTATTGGCGAGGGGGCAACTTGCAACAGATACCCACAAAGCTGCTGCCCGCAAAGAAGCTATGAAGCTGATCAAGCGGAGGCGGCATAACGAGGTGGCGTTGTATATCCAAACCCCTGAAGGACTGAGATACCGGAAGAAGGGGAAGAAGACGGTTATTAGTATTCCAGAAGATCCACAAACCTTATACTTCCCGAACATGGAAGCTGGTACAGCCGCGATCGGGGCAACGGGTTCGGGAAAGTCCTACTCGTTGATTAACCGACTGATTAAAGCAGCATTTGACCAGCATTTCCCAGTCATTTACTTCGACTTGAAGTATACGGATAAAGAGTCGCCAACCTCGCAATTAATTGGCATAGCAAAAAAACGAGGTTATAAAGTCAATGTTTTCGCTCCCAGCTTGCCTGAGTCATGCATTGTTAATCCAGTCGATTTATTGGCTAATGAGCTGGATGCTGAAATAGCACGTCAATTTGCCTTGGTCTTGCATAGGAATTTCACACCGGCAAAGTCTAGCGAAGGCAATCCATTTTTTCCCCAAGCAGCCCAAAAGCTCATTCAGGGGTTGATGATGCTGGCCAAAATGAGTCAGTATCCAGACCTAATGATGTGCAGGAGCATTCTCAAAACACCAAATCTGGCAGATCTCATTGAACAGGCTGATATTCCAGAGATGGTCAAAGTGGTATTTGATACCATGATTTCCTCAAAGGATTCTCCTGAGACATTCGCCAGTATTGTGTCTACGGTGTCCAATACCTTGGGCAACCTAATGACTCCTAATGTACTACCTGCAATATGTGGCAAAACAAACATGCCACTTGACTTAGAGGGTCGGCAGCTCTTGATATTTGGAGTTAATGGACAGTGTGTGGATGTTGTGTTGCCTATTATTGCAACGGTATTGCACTTAGTTGTCAATCGTAATGTTACTCGTCCTCGCCAGACTCCATTGATATTGGGGTTGGATGAAATACCATCTATCTTCTTACCCGCCCTGGATGATTGGTTGAACCAACGGCGCTCAGCAGGTCTTTGCACAATTTTGGGCTTTCAAAGTATGGAGATGCTAGAAAAGCTTTATACGAAGCCGGGGGCAAGCCGTATTCTTGGTGGCTGCACGACTCAAGCTATTTTCCAGCTCAATGAGTCAGAATCTGCTAAGCTATTCGCAGAACTTCCAGGTAGTGAAGACGCATTATTTCGGCAAAGATCTAGAAGTAGCGGTAGAAAAAGTCGGTCTACAACCAATGCTGAACAGCGCCAAACGACTAAGTTAGTTGAACCAAATGAAATTGCCACTTTCCCTCGTGGAAAAGCACTGATCTTCAGTCGTGGCAATAGTGATGGTAAAAATGTTCGTGTTCCCCTGGTGGAAAACATCGTCATTCCTCAGAGGGATATTGATGAGGTAAACGCAAGCGTAAAACAATGGCCAAAGATTCGGCAAGAGCTGATAGAAAGATCAGCTTTTTCAATGCCAACAAATCAAGATTTTCGGAATCGAGATCAAGAGGTATACGAGCTTCTAAAAGCTCGATTGACGCCAGAGCAGGAGGCTGCATTAGAGAAGCAGCGTCTTAAGGATGCTGAAGAGTTTAGAAACCTATAA
- a CDS encoding M23 family metallopeptidase, which translates to MRQKLLRRAILFLLSCFLFIGIHAPWAMYAQNLKPGNVFNDSVNPFSLRPDQHAPEQIAPASPEGVPLTPPELPQKDGAPDLDQISFNDLKFENTKSIPITPELEQALKREGPITWNTGDAASDVLTLEDAKEFKVADLTLAEAHDRSKGKEGIDFKTVGINTARIVSAQSIDGIVDTVPGLGDLPLGKVSPIFKVVDNAAKSYAKGVLIPLVDKKIKDILGANPAIGELRLDSILNPGNIADIPGLQDVPLNQFPGYQRFTIAEAGLGNVPLNKLPVPLGNLSLAPIGIVDVVWGPQESQSTHKPITGSNVVGFKVPCKQRNCAYLELRDPAGKKGPLHGARWIKGGKPEKGGQMVPGGSGAVGKALGGKEPTGRMPFGGQSKIKLVISDTDEATGTSELSIYLGGYCYGAAGCAPYIFGPIKFATIHEGDPLLVGFDPASGKAKAPEPNVKIPDQIKDQIQQLDEQFGSSSDTGESGDQCLKKISDKLPPEKLGNTSSLPHILKEAEKAKLTPSQTAYVVASAFQDGSLVEVNEWGNLIASNTYGDYYPRGLASLTGEPAYQKLSKLIGVDLVRDPGKADDPEVSAKVLVLGMKHGAFTGKRLDSYINQSQVDYVGARQILGGNDDAQDIANHASQYQEIMKKCAAFGGSCAGEGTKMIKPSQGPITSTFGGRIHPISGVYSTHAGVDIGSPFGSPVLSADCGKVVRAQWEGGYGNSVVVEHKGKRFTRYGHLSKINVPVGSPVNRGQKVGQVGSTGNSTGPHLHFEVIPGSPDNYRDDPRKYAALY; encoded by the coding sequence ATGAGACAAAAATTACTCAGAAGAGCGATATTATTCCTGCTCTCTTGTTTTTTATTCATTGGCATTCATGCTCCATGGGCCATGTATGCCCAAAATCTCAAGCCAGGGAATGTTTTCAATGACAGTGTCAATCCTTTTTCCTTGAGACCCGATCAACATGCGCCTGAACAAATCGCGCCAGCTTCCCCAGAAGGTGTGCCTTTGACCCCTCCAGAGTTACCGCAGAAAGATGGTGCTCCTGACCTTGATCAGATATCCTTCAATGATTTGAAGTTTGAAAATACGAAGTCTATTCCAATCACTCCTGAACTTGAGCAAGCCCTCAAGCGAGAAGGACCGATTACGTGGAATACAGGTGATGCTGCATCAGATGTCCTGACTCTTGAAGATGCCAAAGAGTTTAAAGTTGCAGATTTAACCCTAGCAGAGGCGCACGACCGATCTAAGGGCAAAGAGGGGATCGACTTTAAAACGGTTGGAATCAACACAGCTAGAATTGTTTCTGCACAAAGTATCGATGGCATTGTTGATACGGTTCCAGGTTTAGGCGATCTCCCACTGGGAAAAGTGAGTCCGATCTTCAAGGTGGTTGATAATGCTGCCAAAAGCTATGCGAAGGGAGTCTTAATTCCCCTTGTGGATAAAAAGATAAAGGATATCTTAGGGGCCAACCCAGCGATTGGTGAGTTGAGGTTAGACAGTATTTTAAATCCAGGTAATATTGCCGATATACCCGGCTTACAGGATGTTCCGCTAAATCAATTTCCCGGCTACCAGAGATTTACGATTGCAGAAGCAGGTTTGGGGAATGTGCCGTTAAACAAACTTCCCGTTCCCCTAGGAAATCTCAGTCTAGCCCCCATAGGCATTGTGGACGTGGTTTGGGGGCCGCAAGAGTCTCAATCAACCCATAAACCGATCACAGGTAGTAATGTGGTTGGGTTTAAAGTGCCCTGCAAACAACGAAACTGTGCCTATCTAGAGCTACGTGATCCCGCAGGTAAGAAAGGCCCGTTGCATGGTGCCCGGTGGATCAAAGGGGGTAAGCCCGAGAAAGGAGGGCAAATGGTTCCGGGGGGTTCAGGGGCTGTAGGTAAAGCACTCGGGGGCAAAGAACCTACAGGAAGGATGCCGTTTGGGGGACAGTCCAAGATAAAATTGGTGATTTCTGATACGGATGAGGCTACAGGCACCTCTGAGCTGAGTATCTATCTCGGTGGATATTGTTACGGTGCTGCGGGTTGTGCCCCCTACATTTTTGGACCCATTAAATTTGCAACCATTCATGAAGGCGACCCTTTACTGGTTGGTTTTGACCCAGCTTCTGGCAAAGCGAAAGCACCGGAACCTAATGTGAAGATCCCGGACCAGATCAAGGATCAAATTCAGCAATTGGATGAGCAGTTTGGTTCAAGCTCAGACACCGGCGAGTCTGGTGATCAGTGCTTGAAGAAAATTTCTGATAAGCTTCCCCCAGAAAAGCTCGGTAATACTTCCAGTCTTCCTCACATCCTCAAAGAAGCAGAAAAGGCTAAGCTAACACCATCACAGACTGCCTACGTAGTTGCCAGTGCATTTCAAGATGGTTCATTGGTGGAAGTGAATGAGTGGGGGAATCTGATTGCTTCTAACACCTATGGTGATTATTACCCTAGAGGCTTAGCAAGCCTAACGGGAGAACCCGCCTATCAAAAGCTATCCAAGCTTATTGGTGTTGATTTGGTTAGAGATCCAGGCAAAGCAGATGATCCTGAAGTTTCGGCCAAGGTATTAGTACTGGGGATGAAGCATGGAGCCTTTACTGGCAAACGCCTTGATAGCTACATCAATCAATCACAAGTCGATTATGTGGGTGCTCGACAGATCCTGGGTGGAAATGATGATGCACAAGATATCGCCAATCATGCCAGTCAGTACCAGGAAATTATGAAAAAATGTGCAGCTTTTGGAGGTAGTTGTGCTGGGGAAGGCACCAAAATGATCAAGCCTTCACAAGGGCCAATTACTAGCACGTTTGGTGGGAGAATCCACCCTATATCAGGGGTCTATTCTACCCATGCCGGTGTTGATATTGGTTCACCCTTTGGGAGTCCAGTTTTATCCGCTGACTGCGGAAAGGTTGTCAGGGCTCAATGGGAGGGAGGATATGGCAACAGCGTTGTTGTTGAACATAAAGGTAAGCGATTTACTCGGTATGGCCATTTATCGAAAATCAATGTTCCAGTGGGAAGCCCAGTTAATCGGGGGCAGAAAGTTGGCCAAGTTGGGAGTACTGGCAACTCAACTGGTCCTCATCTTCATTTTGAGGTGATACCAGGAAGTCCAGATAACTACCGAGATGATCCACGCAAGTACGCCGCACTCTATTAA